The sequence below is a genomic window from Wyeomyia smithii strain HCP4-BCI-WySm-NY-G18 chromosome 1, ASM2978416v1, whole genome shotgun sequence.
ttattttagctAATGAAGACAGTACACTTACACCGACTGGAACTGAAGCTGGCACAGATGAGGAAAATGAATACATCGTaacataaaaactaaaaaagtaaGAGAAATAGGAGAAACcaaaaattgataatttttctttaTCCGATGTTAAAATggtatattgttttaaataaatgATAAAACTACAATGTagagtttttatttatttaacagTTTCAATCATTTTACCTTGGGTAAAGTATGTTGAAGTGGAGTGAACACAAACTCGTTACCTTTGTATCTAATAGCTACTAGTTTACAAAATACATCGTCGAGTTTATAGGAGTTTTCAGAATTAAAATACAATTTATTTACTTTATATATATGCAAGTATGATGAACGTATAGGTTTAGGAAAAAATAATTCTGGTTTTTGAACCAGTCTAGCCgttattataatttttctattttcattcATGCATGCCGATGTCATTCGAGctatttcttttgtttttgtctAGAACCAAGAATTTTTAAAGTTTGTGCTAAGAAAAAATTCACTTTTAATATAacactgaactgaactgaactgaatatTGCCTATCCTCTTGATCGCTGGATATTCAGCATGTTGTATCTTTAGAGGTAAACTGCTCTTTTCGGTGATTCGATTAGCAACTTGTTCCAAACTGTTTTGTCCATGTCGCAGCTGCCTCTTAATTTGGAATAACGCGTTTTCGAAAGGATATGACGATATAGATGGTAGTGGTCCAAATCGTATTACATCGCCAACGATGTGCTCCAAGTTATGAACATTGCTAGTAACACATTCTGCaccataaatatttttaaactctATGATGTAACACTCGAACATGTGTTGAGCGAGTGATAAATATTCCGCATAAATGCTACATGAGCATATGGTTACGGCAACGAAAAGTACCAAGAAGTGGTTATAGACATGGCTGCTAAGATAATCTTTCAATACAACAATGCCTACATAGTTCAAAAAGGCCCTCCATTCCGAACCTTTCCAAAACGCTAAGCAGTCCATGCCTCGCAAGGAACGGTGTATCTCCGATGGTAGTTTTGTTCTTAATATCGCATTTGTCAGTTTTGCTATATCACTGGCACACATTTTAGCTTTAAAACCAAGAGTTCCATCTCGCCATCCTACAAGACATCGTTTCATTATGCCTAGGTCTAATAAATGAAGTGAGTCAGCCACCACAAAATCTTTAATCATGTCTAACCCAGGTATCTTAAGAAGTGGAGAATCCTCCTTGTGATGTCTTCCGTATTCTTTCCGACGGAACTTCTCATCTGTTCTGAGCACGCAGTTGAGTTTGGGAAATGTAACTGTACGGGATACATAGGAATATTCGCCTTCAATGGTGCACTTCAAGCATCCGTTAATTCCATTGAAATTTGTAGTTCCTGCAATTTTACCCATAATTAGAAATAGTAATATCTAAATGTTTTGAGATAACATAATAGTAACAATTTCAAggtttttaaaatatatgatGACAGTTCAATCTTCCCTACTGTGAGAAGCAAACATtgttgttgatttacagctaTTATTAGGCGGATTTCAGCTGAACTATAGCCTAATAAGCTgttattcatcaaaaatgttttGGGGTATCATTtcccctttttttttgtttgaatacaATGTTACCAACATTCAATTCCTTTGCTCTTTCTGCTTTCTCAATCTTTCCtcctcctctctctctctctctctctctctctctctctttcgttCTATTTTCACTTCTCTTTCCTATTTACTATCTTTCTGGTGTATGTATGCGTGTGGCGGAGGGGGGAGATTGAGGGTGTGTGTGTATAATCAGGGTGTCGACTGCCCAGCGAAAATAAAATTCCCTGACTTTTCGAGGTTTTTCCTGATTTTCCAGGAAATTGATACCCTGATAATACTCCTTCTTTGAACAATATTCTGGAAATTTTCAATGTCTGGTCTCTCATATATGTCTCCGAATTTCGACTAATTACCTTTTATGAATGCACGAGCAGGCGAATCGCATACAATACATCTGATTTTTACTCCAACAGCATGATTGTTTACTTTCACGCCTTTCGACAGAACAGAAAT
It includes:
- the LOC129718406 gene encoding uncharacterized protein LOC129718406 isoform X1, with translation MSTSSVIVEPLDTTVKEISPRETTNAIRSWACDFNITHRALKEILSIIRHDYGDKDLPMDPRTLIRTPQRTGMTFKSISGGQYWHQGLEICLKKSFEHLTEDIQIELNVNIDGLPIHRSSKYQFWPILCNVHQMPHIPPMTVGIFLGKIKPQNITEYLTPFVEELISVLSKGVKVNNHAVGVKIRCIVCDSPARAFIKGTTNFNGINGCLKCTIEGEYSYVSRTVTFPKLNCVLRTDEKFRRKEYGRHHKEDSPLLKIPGLDMIKDFVVADSLHLLDLGIMKRCLVGWRDGTLGFKAKMCASDIAKLTNAILRTKLPSEIHRSLRGMDCLAFWKGSEWRAFLNYVGIVVLKDYLSSHVYNHFLVLFVAVTICSCSIYAEYLSLAQHMFECYIIEFKNIYGAECVTSNVHNLEHIVGDVIRFGPLPSISSYPFENALFQIKRQLRHGQNSLEQVANRITEKSSLPLKIQHAEYPAIKRIGNIQFSSVQCYIKSEFFLSTNFKNSWF